A genomic segment from Eisenibacter elegans DSM 3317 encodes:
- a CDS encoding efflux RND transporter permease subunit — translation MRSKPIGHSLYTLYQQEWTPVLMKSRHAEAFSTFQLSDAQLSFTPEQALKMSQVSTLQFEKTSSALYKENRQYLRVIGFEYYGSDRFGKKYLQEVLEGFRGELPIGYSAEAVELRFGEAAKAKRRYSLLLVMLVGIFLVCSILFENLRQPLMIIFTIPLSFIGLFLIFAWGSSTSTKEAMPPSLCLVDWWSMPLFSSSTISTTTPKSRTSVA, via the coding sequence TTGCGCAGCAAACCCATCGGCCACAGCCTGTATACTCTTTATCAACAAGAGTGGACTCCGGTGCTGATGAAATCCCGCCATGCGGAAGCGTTTTCGACCTTCCAACTATCCGACGCACAGCTCTCTTTTACTCCCGAGCAAGCGCTCAAAATGAGCCAAGTCAGCACACTCCAATTTGAAAAAACAAGCAGCGCCCTATACAAAGAAAATCGCCAATATCTCCGTGTAATCGGCTTTGAGTACTATGGTAGCGACCGGTTTGGCAAAAAATACCTACAAGAAGTCCTAGAAGGCTTCCGTGGTGAGCTTCCCATTGGCTACAGTGCCGAAGCCGTAGAGCTGCGCTTTGGCGAAGCAGCCAAAGCCAAACGCCGCTATAGCCTGCTTTTGGTGATGTTGGTGGGCATCTTTTTGGTGTGTAGTATTTTGTTTGAAAACCTGCGGCAGCCCTTGATGATCATCTTTACTATCCCCTTATCATTCATCGGCCTTTTTTTGATTTTTGCCTGGGGGAGTTCTACTTCGACCAAGGAGGCTATGCCGCCTTCATTATGCTTGGTGGATTGGTGGTCAATGCCGCTATTTTCATCCTCAACGATTTCAACAACAACCCCCAAAAGCCGCACAAGCGTCGCGTAG
- a CDS encoding efflux RND transporter permease subunit — protein MLGGLVVNAAIFILNDFNNNPQKPHKRRVVKAVWYKATPILMTTLSTILGLLPFLTEGDQEVFWFSLAIGAIGGLLFSLIGVFVVLPVWMLDNNIVSAKR, from the coding sequence ATGCTTGGTGGATTGGTGGTCAATGCCGCTATTTTCATCCTCAACGATTTCAACAACAACCCCCAAAAGCCGCACAAGCGTCGCGTAGTGAAGGCTGTTTGGTACAAAGCTACTCCCATCTTGATGACTACCCTCTCCACCATCTTGGGGCTTCTTCCTTTTCTGACCGAAGGTGATCAAGAGGTGTTCTGGTTTTCATTGGCCATAGGAGCCATCGGCGGGTTGTTATTTTCGCTCATTGGGGTGTTTGTAGTGTTGCCGGTGTGGATGCTAGATAATAACATTGTGTCTGCCAAGCGGTAA